The following are from one region of the Cytobacillus firmus genome:
- the uvrC gene encoding excinuclease ABC subunit UvrC yields MNETIKNKLMLLPAQPGCYLMKDRQGTIIYVGKAKILRNRVRSYFTGSHDGKTLRLVNEIVDFEYIVTSSDMEALILEMNLIKKYDPKYNVMLKDDKSYPFIKLTAERHPRLITTRKVKKDRGKYFGPYPNVQAANETKKLLDRIYPLRKCSTLPDRVCLYYHLGQCLAPCVKEVSEEQYKQMTDEIARFLNGGYKEIKKDLTAKMTAAAEELDFERATELRDKIAHIDATMEKQKMTMTDFTDRDVFGYAVDKGWMCVQVFFIRQGKLIERDVSMFPIYDEPEEEILTFLGQFYTKANHFKPREILAPDSVDTVMAEQLLDVKVLKPQRGQKKDLVKLAYKNAKIALQEKFSLIERDEERTIKAVENLGDQLGIYTPHRIEAFDNSNIQGTDPVSAMIVFIDGKPEKREYRKYKIKSVQGPDDYESMREVVRRRYTRVLKEELPLPDLILIDGGKGHVEAVRDVLENELGLDIPISGLVKDEKHRTSQLLYGNPLQIIPLARNSQEFYLLQRIQDEVHRFAITFHRQLRGKSAFQSILDEIPGIGEKRKKQLLKAFGSVKKMKEAPIEEFRKIGIPANVAEELMQRLEEQNGNSKS; encoded by the coding sequence ATGAATGAAACGATAAAAAATAAACTGATGCTGTTGCCTGCGCAGCCAGGCTGTTATTTAATGAAGGACAGGCAGGGGACCATTATCTATGTGGGGAAAGCCAAAATTCTCAGAAATCGGGTCAGATCCTATTTTACAGGCTCACATGACGGAAAAACATTAAGACTTGTTAATGAAATTGTGGACTTTGAGTACATTGTCACATCTTCAGACATGGAAGCATTGATCCTTGAGATGAATCTGATCAAGAAGTATGATCCCAAATATAATGTAATGCTGAAGGACGATAAAAGCTACCCATTTATCAAATTGACGGCCGAACGCCATCCCCGTCTGATTACAACGAGAAAAGTAAAGAAAGACAGGGGAAAATACTTTGGCCCTTATCCCAATGTGCAGGCTGCCAATGAAACCAAAAAGCTGCTCGACCGTATTTATCCTCTCCGCAAATGTTCAACTCTTCCGGACAGAGTTTGCCTTTATTATCACTTAGGCCAATGTCTTGCACCGTGCGTAAAGGAAGTAAGTGAAGAACAATATAAGCAAATGACAGATGAAATTGCGAGATTCTTAAACGGCGGATACAAAGAGATTAAAAAAGACCTAACTGCCAAAATGACTGCCGCTGCCGAAGAATTGGACTTTGAACGAGCAACAGAGCTCAGAGATAAAATTGCCCATATAGATGCAACGATGGAAAAGCAAAAGATGACAATGACAGATTTTACAGATCGGGATGTATTTGGGTATGCGGTTGATAAAGGGTGGATGTGTGTCCAGGTCTTCTTCATCAGGCAGGGCAAGCTCATCGAACGGGATGTATCAATGTTCCCGATTTATGATGAGCCGGAAGAAGAAATTTTAACGTTCCTCGGCCAGTTTTATACTAAAGCAAATCACTTTAAACCCCGTGAAATATTGGCACCCGATTCCGTTGATACAGTCATGGCAGAACAGCTTCTTGATGTGAAAGTGCTAAAGCCGCAGCGCGGGCAAAAAAAGGACCTGGTGAAGCTTGCTTATAAAAATGCAAAAATTGCTCTCCAGGAGAAGTTCTCTTTAATAGAACGTGATGAAGAACGGACTATTAAAGCTGTTGAAAATCTGGGTGATCAGCTTGGAATTTATACTCCTCACCGGATTGAAGCGTTTGATAATTCAAATATCCAGGGGACGGACCCTGTTTCTGCCATGATCGTCTTCATTGATGGCAAACCGGAGAAAAGAGAGTATCGAAAATATAAAATAAAGTCCGTCCAAGGTCCTGATGATTATGAATCCATGAGAGAAGTCGTCCGCCGCAGATATACAAGAGTACTGAAAGAAGAATTGCCGCTTCCTGACTTAATCTTGATTGATGGAGGAAAAGGGCATGTTGAAGCTGTACGGGATGTGCTTGAAAATGAGCTTGGTCTGGATATTCCGATTTCAGGCCTGGTGAAGGATGAGAAGCATAGAACTTCACAGCTTTTATATGGTAATCCGCTTCAAATTATTCCGCTTGCAAGGAATAGCCAGGAATTCTACCTGCTGCAGAGAATTCAGGATGAAGTTCATCGCTTTGCGATTACTTTTCACCGCCAGCTTCGCGGAAAAAGTGCCTTTCAGTCTATTCTGGATGAAATTCCGGGCATAGGTGAAAAGCGAAAGAAACAGCTGCTGAAGGCCTTTGGATCTGTTAAGAAAATGAAAGAGGCACCAATTGAGGAGTTTAGAAAAATAGGCATTCCTGCAAATGTTGCTGAGGAGTTAATGCAGAGACTTGAGGAACAAAATGGAAACTCCAAGTCTTAA
- a CDS encoding aspartate kinase — protein MGIIVQKFGGTSVGTVDRIQNVANRVIEEKNRGNDVVVVVSAMGKTTDQLIGMAREISPSPDKREMDMLLTTGEQVTISLLAMALNAKGHPAVSFTGWQAGIKTEAVHGNARIVNIDPASIQGELNQGKIVIAAGFQGMTEDGSITTLGRGGSDTTAVALAAALKADKCDIYTDVTGVFTTDPRFIKNARKLHSVSYDEMLELANLGAGVLHPRAVEFAKNYGLPLEVRSSLEKEAGTIIEEEVKMEQNLVVRGVAFEDDITRVTIIGLPNSLTGLSTIFSALAKNHINVDIIIQSMTEAQTANLSFSIKNEDLTDTVKVLEKHRDQLNYDRIEWESGLAKVSIVGSGMISNPGVAAEMFEVLSSNEIQVKMVSTSEIKVSAVVENSKMIDAVDALHEAFKLSVSAVKA, from the coding sequence GTGGGAATCATAGTGCAGAAATTCGGAGGCACCTCCGTGGGGACTGTAGACAGAATACAAAATGTCGCTAATCGGGTAATTGAGGAAAAAAACCGTGGAAACGATGTTGTTGTGGTTGTTTCGGCAATGGGCAAAACGACTGATCAGCTGATTGGCATGGCAAGGGAGATTTCCCCATCACCAGATAAAAGGGAAATGGATATGCTGCTTACAACCGGCGAACAGGTGACCATCTCTTTATTAGCAATGGCATTAAATGCAAAAGGACATCCCGCCGTTTCTTTTACAGGGTGGCAGGCAGGTATTAAAACAGAAGCAGTCCATGGCAATGCGAGGATAGTCAATATTGATCCAGCCTCCATTCAGGGGGAATTGAATCAGGGGAAAATTGTGATTGCAGCAGGCTTTCAGGGGATGACAGAAGATGGTTCAATAACCACGCTTGGCCGCGGCGGATCTGATACAACTGCTGTTGCACTGGCTGCAGCACTTAAAGCTGACAAATGTGATATTTATACGGATGTTACAGGTGTGTTTACAACCGATCCCCGATTTATAAAGAATGCCAGAAAGTTACATTCTGTGTCCTATGATGAAATGCTTGAGCTGGCCAATTTGGGGGCTGGAGTGCTCCATCCAAGAGCAGTTGAATTCGCTAAAAACTATGGACTTCCGCTTGAAGTGCGCTCAAGCCTTGAAAAGGAAGCCGGAACAATCATTGAGGAGGAAGTAAAAATGGAACAAAATTTAGTGGTGCGCGGTGTGGCTTTTGAAGATGACATAACAAGGGTAACAATCATTGGTCTTCCTAATTCACTGACTGGGCTGTCTACTATTTTCTCGGCGCTCGCCAAAAACCACATTAATGTCGATATCATTATTCAGAGCATGACAGAAGCCCAGACTGCTAACCTGTCCTTCTCAATTAAGAATGAAGATCTGACGGATACAGTGAAAGTTCTGGAAAAGCATAGAGATCAATTAAATTATGACCGCATTGAGTGGGAATCCGGGCTTGCAAAGGTTTCAATTGTCGGTTCAGGCATGATTTCCAATCCGGGTGTGGCTGCAGAAATGTTCGAAGTGCTTTCATCGAATGAAATTCAGGTGAAAATGGTAAGCACGTCAGAAATTAAAGTATCAGCGGTTGTGGAAAACAGTAAAATGATCGATGCTGTTGACGCTTTACATGAGGCATTCAAGCTGTCTGTTTCCGCGGTTAAGGCTTAA
- a CDS encoding YslB family protein: MSELASAKSNEDHIQSVPVFGYELIREVLLHDLLGNEAPEILYWAGKRLARMYPLETAGQIGEFFINAGWGSLSIANESKHELEMVLSSPLIAGRLQKNNNCTFQLEAGFIAQQIEFQKEVICEAFEHPRKKTGKILITVKWDKKDPAE, translated from the coding sequence TTGAGCGAATTAGCATCTGCGAAATCTAATGAAGATCACATACAGTCAGTACCGGTATTTGGCTATGAACTGATCCGGGAAGTTCTTTTGCATGACCTTTTAGGAAATGAAGCACCCGAAATTTTATATTGGGCCGGCAAAAGGCTTGCACGCATGTATCCTCTGGAAACAGCCGGACAGATTGGCGAATTTTTTATAAATGCCGGCTGGGGCAGCCTTTCGATCGCAAACGAATCTAAACATGAACTTGAAATGGTATTATCAAGCCCGCTGATTGCTGGCCGCCTGCAAAAAAACAATAACTGCACATTTCAGCTCGAGGCTGGTTTTATAGCCCAGCAGATTGAATTTCAAAAAGAAGTTATTTGTGAGGCTTTCGAACATCCCCGCAAGAAAACCGGCAAAATCCTTATTACTGTGAAGTGGGATAAAAAGGACCCTGCTGAGTAA
- a CDS encoding succinate dehydrogenase cytochrome b558 subunit yields the protein MAGNREFFNRRLHSLLGVIPVGLFLVQHLVVNHFATGGEESFNNAAHFMESLPFRIFLETFVIYLPLLFHAIYGLYIAFTAKNNTTRYGYFRNWMFMLQRVSGVITLVFVAWHVWETRVQAAFGAEVNFQMMENILSNPFMFWFYIIGVISAIFHFANGLWSFLVSWGLTVSPRSQVISTYVTIGIFIALSIVGVRALTAFI from the coding sequence ATGGCAGGTAATCGTGAGTTTTTTAATCGCAGATTGCATTCATTGCTTGGCGTAATACCAGTTGGATTGTTTTTGGTGCAGCACCTTGTAGTGAACCATTTTGCAACAGGGGGAGAGGAATCTTTTAATAATGCAGCGCATTTTATGGAAAGTCTTCCATTTAGAATATTCCTTGAAACGTTTGTAATCTATTTACCTTTACTGTTCCACGCAATCTATGGCCTTTATATTGCTTTTACTGCGAAAAATAACACAACCAGATACGGATATTTCCGCAACTGGATGTTTATGCTTCAGCGTGTTTCAGGTGTTATTACGCTGGTTTTTGTTGCATGGCATGTATGGGAAACACGCGTACAGGCTGCCTTTGGAGCAGAAGTTAACTTTCAGATGATGGAGAATATCCTGTCGAATCCATTTATGTTCTGGTTCTATATTATTGGAGTCATTTCTGCAATTTTCCACTTTGCTAACGGGCTTTGGTCATTCCTTGTCAGCTGGGGACTTACAGTATCTCCTCGTTCACAGGTTATTTCCACTTACGTAACAATCGGAATTTTCATTGCACTATCTATTGTTGGCGTACGTGCTCTTACAGCATTTATTTAA